Proteins from a genomic interval of Molothrus ater isolate BHLD 08-10-18 breed brown headed cowbird chromosome 10, BPBGC_Mater_1.1, whole genome shotgun sequence:
- the BCHE gene encoding LOW QUALITY PROTEIN: cholinesterase (The sequence of the model RefSeq protein was modified relative to this genomic sequence to represent the inferred CDS: inserted 1 base in 1 codon; deleted 2 bases in 1 codon): MIWTNGLGPFTGFLMGFLLLSVFTRKVVPENIVATKKGKVRGTSLQVLGGTVTAFLGIPYGQPPIGRLRFQKPEPRETWADVWDATKHANSCYQPIDTTYPGFAGSEMWNPKTNLSEDCLYLNVWVPSPKPKNATVMVWIYGGGFESGSTSLPVYDGKFLARVERVVVVSMNYRTGALGFLSLPGNEKAPGNAGLFDQRLALQWVQENIAAFGGNPKSVTLFGESAGSASVTYHLLSPESHPLFTRAILQSGSANAPWAAITSSEARNRAVALAKQLQCPTSNESELIFCLQDKDPXEIVENEIFAVPDGSFLQIQFCPSVDGDFLADMPEVLMEKGLFKETQILVGVNKDEGSFFLAYGVPGLDKDSDGLINKTQFEAALTLAFPRASKLAIESIIFHYTDWENLGKPEHYRDAIDDVIGDYIIICPAVEFSTSFAQLGHHVFFYFFEHRSSKLPWPEWMGVLHGYEIEFVFGLPLERRVNYTKAEELLSRSMMRYWATFAKTGAPNGTLTDGIKWPVFTSAEQKYLTLNTKTSEVLTKPRAQHCRFWKHFFPKVMEMTGNIDEAEREWKAGFHRWNNYMSDWKNQFNDYTSKKELCSL; this comes from the exons ATGATTTGGACAAATGGTTTAGGTCCCTTCACCGGGTTTCTGATGGGGTTTCTCCTCCTGTCCGTGTTCACCAGGAAGGTGGTGCCT GAGAACATCGTTGCGACCAAGAAGGGCAAAGTCAGAGGGACCagcctgcaggtgctggggggGACAGTCACAGCCTTCCTGGGAATCCCTTATGGGCAGCCCCCCATTGGGAGGCTGAGATTCCAAAAGCCAGAACCTCGGGAGACATGGGCAGATGTTTGGGACGCCACCAAACACGCAAACTCCTGCTACCAGCCCATAGACACAACTTACCCGGGCTTTGCTGGCTCAGAAATGTGGAACCCAAAAACCAACCTAAGTGAGGACTGTTTATACCTGAATGTGTGGGTTCCTTCTCCCAAGCCCAAGAATGCCACTGTCATGGTGTGGATTTATGGTGGTGGCTTCGAGTCCGGCTCCACTTCCCTGCCTGTCTACGATGGGAAGTTTCTGGCCAGGGTGGAAAGAGTGGTGGTGGTTTCCATGAACTACAGGACTGGTGCACTGGGATTTCTGTCCTTGCCAGGAAACGAGAAAGCTCCTGGAAATGCAGGTTTATTTGATCAAAGGTTGGCACTTCAGTGGGTCCAGGAGAACATAGCAGCCTTTGGAGGCAATCCCAAAAGCGTGACTCTGTTTGGAGAGAGCGCTGGCTCGGCCTCTGTCACCTATCACCTCCTTTCTCCTGAAAGCCATCCTTTATTCACCAGGGCCATCCTGCAGAGTGGGTCTGCAAATGCCCCCTGGGCTGCAATTACATCTTCTGAGGCCAGGAACAGAGCAGTGGCTTTGGCCAAACAGCTCCAGTGTCCCACCAGCAACGAGTCAGAGCTCATTTTCTGCCTCCAAGACAAGGATC AAGAAATagtggaaaatgaaatttttgcCGTTCCAGACGGTTCTTTTTTACAAATACAATTCTGCCCGAGCGTGGACGGTGATTTCCTGGCAGACATGCCAGAAGTATTGATGGAGAAGGGTCTTTTCAAAGAGACGCAGATCCTAGTGGGTGTTAATAAGGATGAAGGTTCCTTTTTTCTGGCATACGGAGTGCCTGGCCTGGACAAGGACAGCGACGGCTTGATCAATAAAACCCAGTTTGAGGCAGCTTTAACTCTGGCCTTCCCAAGAGCGAGCAAACTGGCCATAGAGTCCATCATCTTCCACTACACGGACTGGGAAAACCTGGGAAAGCCGGAGCACTACCGGGATGCCATCGATGACGTCATCGGGGACTACATCATCATCTGTCCTGCGGTGGAGTTCAGCACCAGCTTCGCCCAGCTGGGCCACCACgtgttcttttatttctttgagcATCGCTCCTCCAAGCTGCCCTGGCCAGAGTGGATGGGGGTCCTGCATGGCTACGAGATCGAGTTTGTGTTTGGGCTGCCCCTGGAGAGGAGAGTCAACTACACCAAGGCTGAGGAGCTCCTGAGCCGCTCTATGATGAGATACTGGGCGACTTTTGCCAAAACTGG aGCTCCAAATGGGACCCTGACTGATGGAATAAAATGGCCAGTCTTCACTAGTGCTGAGCAAAAATATTTGACACTGAACACCAAAACTTCTGAGGTACTGACAAAACCACGAGCTCAGCACTGTCGATTCTGGAAACACTTTTTCCCCAAAGTGATGGAAATGACAG